The following coding sequences lie in one Streptomyces albofaciens JCM 4342 genomic window:
- a CDS encoding RsmB/NOP family class I SAM-dependent RNA methyltransferase codes for MSGQSRRPSKPYRRPRKDPVRILAFEALRAVDERDAYANLVLPPMLRKARENGDFDGRDAALATELVYGTLRWQGTYDAIITRCVDRPLREVDPPVLDVLSLGAHQLLGTRIPTHAAVSASVELARVVLGDGRAKFVNAVLRKIAADDLDGWLERVAPEYDEDPEEHLGIVHAHPRWVVSALWDSLGGGRAGMEDLLAADNDRPEVTLVARPGRSTPEELIEAVGEESALPGRWSPYAVRLAEGGEPGALDAVREGRAGVQDEGSQLVAMALANAPLEGTDRAWLDGCAGPGGKAALLGALAAQRGARLLASEKQPHRARLVARSLAGNPGPYEVIAADGTRPPWRPGSFDRVLMDVPCTGLGALRRRPEARWRRRPEDLDGFAPLQRELLRQALVSVRVGGVVGYATCSPHLAETRAVVEDVLKGRGGPDVTVEWIDARPLLPDVPALGDGPDVQLWPHLHGTDAMYLALLRRTA; via the coding sequence GTGAGTGGCCAGTCGCGTCGTCCCAGCAAGCCCTATCGCCGCCCCCGTAAGGACCCGGTCCGGATACTCGCCTTCGAGGCGCTGCGGGCCGTCGACGAGCGGGACGCGTACGCGAACCTGGTGCTGCCGCCGATGCTGCGCAAGGCGCGGGAGAACGGGGACTTCGACGGCCGGGACGCGGCGCTGGCCACCGAGCTGGTGTACGGCACGCTGCGGTGGCAGGGCACGTACGACGCGATCATCACGCGGTGCGTGGACCGGCCGCTGCGGGAGGTGGACCCGCCGGTCCTGGACGTGCTCTCGCTCGGCGCGCACCAGCTGCTCGGCACGCGCATCCCGACGCACGCCGCGGTGAGCGCCAGTGTCGAGCTGGCCCGCGTCGTGCTGGGCGACGGGCGCGCGAAGTTCGTCAACGCCGTCCTGCGGAAGATCGCCGCGGACGACCTGGACGGGTGGCTGGAGCGGGTCGCCCCGGAGTACGACGAGGATCCGGAGGAGCACCTGGGGATCGTGCACGCGCACCCCCGGTGGGTCGTCTCGGCGCTCTGGGACTCCCTCGGCGGCGGGCGCGCGGGCATGGAGGACCTGCTGGCGGCCGACAACGACCGGCCCGAGGTCACGCTCGTGGCCCGGCCCGGGCGGTCCACCCCCGAGGAACTGATCGAGGCCGTGGGGGAGGAGAGCGCCCTGCCGGGCCGCTGGTCCCCGTACGCGGTACGGCTCGCCGAGGGCGGTGAGCCCGGCGCCCTGGACGCGGTACGGGAGGGCCGGGCCGGTGTCCAGGACGAGGGCAGCCAGCTCGTCGCGATGGCCCTGGCCAACGCGCCCCTCGAAGGCACGGACCGCGCCTGGCTGGACGGCTGCGCGGGGCCGGGCGGCAAGGCCGCGCTGCTGGGCGCGCTCGCCGCGCAGCGCGGCGCCCGGCTGCTCGCCTCCGAGAAGCAGCCGCACCGCGCCCGCCTGGTGGCGCGTTCGCTGGCGGGCAACCCCGGCCCGTACGAGGTCATCGCGGCCGACGGCACCCGCCCGCCGTGGCGCCCCGGCTCCTTCGACCGCGTCCTGATGGACGTCCCGTGTACCGGCCTCGGCGCCCTCCGGCGGCGCCCGGAGGCCCGCTGGCGCCGCCGCCCGGAGGACCTGGACGGCTTCGCCCCGCTCCAGCGTGAACTGCTGCGCCAGGCCCTGGTCTCGGTCCGCGTCGGCGGTGTGGTCGGCTACGCGACCTGCTCGCCGCACCTGGCCGAGACGCGCGCCGTGGTCGAGGACGTCCTCAAGGGGCGGGGCGGCCCGGACGTGACCGTGGAATGGATCGACGCCCGCCCGCTGCTGCCGGACGTACCCGCGCTGGGCGACGGCCCGGACGTACAGCTGTGGCCGCATCTGCACGGTACGGACGCGATGTATCTGGCGCTGCTGCGGCGGACGGCGTAA
- a CDS encoding sugar-binding transcriptional regulator, translated as MGPAELVQAAAMARRFYLEGKSKIQIAEEFGVSRFKVARVLETALERDLVRIEIRVPAELDAERSDALRARYGLRHAVVVESPADAADDAPDPENLGEVAADLLGELVTEGDVLGLAWGRSTIHMAAALHRLPPCTVVQLTGVYDAGTADRGSVEAVRRAADVSGGEAHPIYAPMLLPDPATAAALRGQTGIARAFEYFDKVTVACVSIGSWAPGISTVYDMLTEQEREHYASLGAAAEMSAHLFDAEGRRIGRDLGERCITVEADRLRRIPEVVAIAGGRRKAAAIGAVLRSGLVTSLVTDTAAADHLLLETGPGPRPALERTDPDGS; from the coding sequence ATGGGCCCCGCCGAGCTGGTGCAGGCCGCGGCCATGGCCCGCCGCTTCTACCTAGAGGGCAAGTCCAAGATCCAGATCGCCGAGGAGTTCGGCGTCAGCCGTTTCAAGGTCGCCCGGGTGCTGGAGACGGCGCTGGAGCGTGACCTCGTACGGATCGAGATCCGCGTCCCGGCCGAGCTGGACGCCGAACGCTCCGACGCGCTGCGGGCCCGCTACGGCCTGCGGCACGCGGTCGTGGTGGAGTCGCCCGCCGACGCGGCCGACGACGCCCCGGACCCGGAGAACCTCGGCGAGGTCGCGGCCGACCTGCTGGGAGAACTGGTGACCGAGGGGGACGTTCTCGGTCTCGCCTGGGGCCGGTCCACGATCCACATGGCGGCCGCCCTGCACCGCCTCCCGCCGTGCACGGTCGTGCAGCTGACCGGCGTGTACGACGCCGGCACCGCGGACCGCGGCTCGGTCGAGGCGGTGCGCCGGGCCGCCGACGTCTCCGGCGGTGAGGCGCACCCCATCTACGCGCCGATGCTGCTGCCCGACCCGGCGACCGCCGCCGCGCTGCGCGGCCAGACCGGCATCGCCCGCGCCTTCGAGTACTTCGACAAGGTCACCGTCGCCTGTGTCTCCATCGGCTCCTGGGCGCCGGGCATCTCCACCGTCTACGACATGCTCACGGAGCAGGAGCGGGAGCACTACGCCTCGCTGGGCGCCGCCGCCGAGATGTCCGCGCACCTCTTCGACGCCGAGGGCCGCCGGATCGGGCGGGACCTGGGCGAGCGGTGCATCACCGTCGAGGCGGACCGGCTGCGCCGCATTCCCGAGGTCGTGGCGATCGCGGGCGGCCGGCGCAAGGCGGCGGCGATCGGCGCGGTGCTGCGCTCCGGGCTGGTGACCAGCCTGGTGACGGACACAGCCGCCGCCGATCATCTGCTGCTGGAAACGGGCCCCGGCCCGCGCCCGGCGCTGGAGCGGACGGACCCGGACGGCTCCTGA
- the fmt gene encoding methionyl-tRNA formyltransferase, protein MRLVFAGTPEVAVPALDALIASDRHEVVAVVTRPDAPAGRGRRLVASPVAQRAEEAGIEVLKPAKPRDEDFLARLREIAPDCCPVVAYGALLPKVALDIPAHGWVNLHFSLLPAWRGAAPVQHAVLAGDEMTGASTFRIEEGLDSGPVFGVITEEVRPTDTSGDLLTRLSLAGAGLLAATMDGIEDGTLQPVPQPSEGVTLAPKLEVEDAKVDWTAPALRVDRVVRGCAPAPGAWTLFRGERLKLMSVSQVSDRTDLAPGELAVTKKAVYAGTGSHAVELLWVQPQGKKPMRGADWARGVRIGDAERLGD, encoded by the coding sequence ATGAGGCTCGTCTTCGCCGGCACCCCCGAGGTCGCCGTACCCGCCCTGGATGCCCTGATCGCCTCGGACCGGCACGAGGTCGTCGCCGTCGTCACCCGGCCCGACGCCCCCGCCGGCCGAGGGCGCCGGCTGGTCGCCAGCCCGGTCGCCCAGCGCGCCGAGGAGGCCGGCATCGAGGTGCTCAAGCCCGCGAAGCCGCGCGACGAGGACTTCCTCGCCCGGCTGCGGGAGATCGCGCCGGACTGCTGCCCGGTCGTCGCCTACGGGGCGCTGCTGCCCAAGGTGGCCCTGGACATCCCCGCGCACGGCTGGGTCAACCTGCACTTCTCGCTGCTGCCCGCGTGGCGCGGCGCGGCGCCGGTGCAGCACGCGGTGCTGGCCGGCGACGAGATGACCGGGGCCTCCACGTTCCGGATCGAGGAAGGGCTGGACTCCGGGCCGGTCTTCGGGGTGATCACGGAGGAGGTACGGCCGACCGACACCAGCGGCGACCTGCTGACCCGCCTGTCCCTCGCCGGGGCGGGGCTGCTGGCCGCCACCATGGACGGCATCGAGGACGGCACGCTGCAGCCGGTGCCGCAGCCGTCCGAGGGCGTCACCCTCGCGCCCAAACTTGAGGTCGAGGACGCGAAGGTGGACTGGACGGCGCCCGCCCTCCGGGTGGACCGGGTCGTGCGCGGGTGCGCCCCCGCGCCCGGCGCGTGGACGCTGTTCCGCGGTGAGCGGCTGAAGCTGATGTCGGTGAGTCAGGTGTCCGACCGTACGGATCTGGCGCCGGGCGAACTGGCCGTCACCAAGAAGGCCGTGTACGCCGGTACGGGCAGCCACGCGGTGGAACTGCTGTGGGTGCAGCCGCAGGGCAAGAAGCCGATGCGCGGCGCGGACTGGGCGCGCGGGGTGCGGATCGGGGACGCGGAGCGGTTGGGGGACTGA
- a CDS encoding Crp/Fnr family transcriptional regulator produces the protein MLGRLPERCRRDLLQLGTVVPYPAHRTLLRQGDGGRHVLLLTQGVVKVESHSEDGYAMLLAVRVAGDLVGEMAAFEGRPRSGSVIACGDVTARVIQREALTAYLTRHPDAMVAVLGMLSARLRWANRRRLDFRAYHASIRLARVLVETAQTYGHTTQSVPQRWLLGVTLTQAELASLAALGLATTEKALADLAKRGLVERGYREITISDIRRLRAFAKISSENPY, from the coding sequence TTGCTCGGCCGACTGCCGGAACGCTGTCGCAGAGACCTGCTGCAACTGGGCACTGTCGTGCCCTATCCGGCCCACCGCACCCTGCTGCGGCAAGGGGACGGCGGCCGGCACGTGCTGTTGCTCACCCAGGGCGTGGTCAAGGTCGAGTCCCACTCGGAAGACGGTTACGCGATGCTGCTGGCCGTCCGGGTCGCCGGAGACTTGGTGGGAGAAATGGCCGCCTTTGAGGGCCGCCCCCGTTCCGGTTCCGTGATCGCGTGTGGAGACGTGACAGCCCGCGTCATCCAGAGAGAAGCACTGACCGCATACCTGACGCGACACCCTGACGCGATGGTGGCCGTGCTCGGCATGCTCAGTGCCCGCCTTCGCTGGGCGAACAGGCGCCGGCTGGACTTCCGGGCCTACCACGCGTCGATCCGGCTGGCCCGGGTCCTCGTGGAGACGGCCCAGACCTACGGACACACGACACAATCCGTCCCTCAGCGATGGCTGCTCGGCGTGACGCTCACCCAGGCAGAACTCGCCTCACTGGCCGCCCTCGGGCTGGCCACCACGGAGAAGGCACTCGCCGACCTCGCCAAGAGAGGCCTGGTGGAACGCGGATACCGCGAAATCACGATCAGCGACATCCGACGTCTGCGCGCATTCGCAAAAATCAGCAGCGAGAATCCGTACTGA
- the rpe gene encoding ribulose-phosphate 3-epimerase, with the protein MALINPSILSADFARLAEEAKAVEGADWLHVDVMDNHFVPNLTLGAPVVEALSKATDTPLDLHLMIEDPDRWAPQYIEAGAGSVTFHAEAAAAPVRLAREIRAKGARASMALKPATPIEPYEDLLPELDMLLIMTVEPGFGGQAFLDIMLPKIRRTRELISKHGLEMWLQVDGGVSASTIERCAEAGADVFVAGSAVYGADDPAKAVRELRAQAESATAKADWACAH; encoded by the coding sequence ATGGCCTTGATCAACCCCAGCATCCTGTCCGCAGACTTCGCCCGGCTCGCCGAAGAGGCGAAGGCCGTCGAGGGCGCCGACTGGCTGCATGTCGATGTGATGGACAACCACTTCGTGCCGAACCTGACGCTGGGTGCTCCGGTCGTCGAGGCGCTGAGCAAGGCGACGGACACTCCGCTCGATCTGCATCTGATGATCGAGGACCCGGACCGGTGGGCGCCGCAGTACATCGAGGCCGGTGCCGGTTCGGTGACCTTCCACGCGGAGGCGGCGGCCGCGCCCGTACGGCTCGCGCGGGAGATCCGGGCCAAGGGGGCGCGGGCCTCGATGGCGCTGAAGCCGGCCACGCCGATCGAGCCGTACGAGGATCTGCTGCCCGAGCTGGACATGCTGTTGATCATGACCGTGGAGCCCGGTTTCGGCGGGCAGGCGTTCCTGGACATCATGCTGCCGAAGATCCGCCGGACGCGGGAGCTGATCTCCAAGCACGGCCTGGAGATGTGGCTGCAGGTGGACGGCGGTGTCTCGGCGTCCACGATCGAGCGGTGCGCGGAGGCCGGCGCGGACGTCTTCGTGGCGGGTTCCGCGGTGTACGGGGCGGACGACCCGGCCAAGGCGGTGCGCGAGCTGCGCGCGCAGGCCGAGTCCGCGACGGCCAAGGCCGACTGGGCCTGCGCCCACTGA
- a CDS encoding ribonuclease domain-containing protein, whose amino-acid sequence MVIRSASRAAVGVLAALLACVLLLVSGCSGGGGGQGSAKPTHGAPSGSATAPEWARGMATVPAGRLPAQARETLRLIDAKGPFPYPKDGTVFGNHERRLPPQKRGYYHEYTVPTPGSKDRGARRIVTGDSHETYYTDDHYRTFKAVLR is encoded by the coding sequence ATGGTGATCCGTTCCGCTTCCCGTGCGGCCGTCGGCGTGCTCGCCGCGCTGCTGGCCTGCGTTCTGCTGTTGGTGTCCGGCTGCTCCGGAGGCGGTGGCGGGCAGGGGAGCGCGAAGCCCACGCACGGGGCGCCCTCGGGGAGCGCCACCGCGCCGGAGTGGGCGCGCGGCATGGCGACCGTACCGGCCGGACGGCTGCCCGCGCAGGCCCGCGAGACACTGCGGCTGATCGACGCGAAGGGCCCGTTCCCGTACCCGAAGGACGGCACGGTCTTCGGCAACCACGAGCGGCGGCTGCCCCCGCAGAAGCGGGGTTACTACCACGAGTACACGGTTCCCACCCCGGGTTCGAAGGACCGCGGCGCGCGCCGGATCGTGACCGGCGACAGCCACGAGACGTACTACACCGATGACCACTACCGGACTTTCAAGGCGGTGCTCCGATGA
- a CDS encoding barstar family protein — protein sequence MTAPVPRPLAAVLDGRTPPGVVPWPHDRPAREALDAARAAGWHGALLDLEGVTDKADFMDRCARALRLPDWFGRNWDALADCLTDLSWCPADRGRVLVVCGWQGYAAAAPDDWSIAEEVIADAVGFWRDTDTGLAVVMARGREPGAPAE from the coding sequence ATGACGGCTCCCGTACCCCGGCCGCTCGCGGCGGTCCTCGACGGCCGTACGCCCCCCGGGGTGGTGCCCTGGCCGCACGACCGGCCCGCGCGGGAAGCGCTGGACGCGGCGCGCGCCGCCGGGTGGCACGGTGCGCTGCTCGACCTCGAAGGGGTGACGGACAAGGCGGACTTCATGGACCGCTGCGCACGGGCGCTAAGGCTGCCCGACTGGTTCGGCCGTAACTGGGACGCGCTCGCGGACTGCCTGACCGACCTGTCGTGGTGCCCGGCGGACCGCGGCCGGGTGCTGGTGGTGTGCGGCTGGCAGGGGTACGCGGCTGCCGCACCGGACGACTGGAGCATCGCGGAGGAGGTCATCGCGGATGCGGTGGGCTTCTGGCGCGACACCGACACCGGGCTGGCCGTCGTGATGGCGCGGGGCCGGGAGCCGGGGGCCCCGGCGGAGTGA
- a CDS encoding DUF2809 domain-containing protein, protein MARTRLVAGVAALLTVAAGLGVRAGAARAGLGPEVAKYAGDALYTVLVQTLVVLAAPRVRPPVAAGVALAFSWAVEFAQLSGVPAELSRRSAVARLVLGSTFNAPDLIWYAVGAGCAWAVHGWLRGRSRTAAS, encoded by the coding sequence GTGGCCCGGACGCGCCTGGTGGCGGGCGTGGCGGCGCTGCTGACGGTCGCCGCGGGGCTCGGTGTGCGGGCCGGGGCGGCGCGCGCCGGACTGGGGCCGGAGGTCGCCAAGTACGCGGGGGACGCGCTGTACACCGTGCTGGTGCAGACGCTGGTCGTACTCGCCGCGCCGCGCGTCCGGCCGCCGGTCGCGGCCGGGGTGGCCCTGGCTTTCAGCTGGGCGGTGGAGTTCGCGCAGCTCAGCGGCGTACCGGCGGAGCTGTCCCGGCGCAGCGCGGTGGCACGCCTGGTGCTCGGCTCGACCTTCAACGCGCCGGATCTGATCTGGTACGCGGTGGGCGCCGGGTGCGCCTGGGCGGTGCACGGGTGGCTGCGGGGGCGGAGCCGTACGGCCGCATCCTGA
- a CDS encoding DUF4407 domain-containing protein codes for MDEELLAWVWHERSKYTALGGVVLGTSVIAAFSMWNFANEAIGEGTFLALLPAALWMLFVLNLDRWLIAPQPNLKRRTAPLLLRLLIAFFLGTVVAEPLVLRVFQTAVEEHVRDQRHAAVDRLRSDLLRCNTDPSQPSRSRPADCADHLLSFGASPASGYDAINTLRKDAAMLQKRVDRDTNRLERLDAQVRDECRRLIRDMRTGLLQRTSECLRLREKARDYRSAHDTVANERRLAEMYKQIKDGGGRLADSRDAFLKARDKEIARRVAQERAKQRGIGVLERMQALEELAGKNATLLTGVWVVRLLFIFVDVLPVLAKLLSSENSYDRLLSARSQSAVTVHEEAVRTAERQAMASSEIVREECEDRVRRRKAEIDADRREHVAAMHIRVSQAVNALEDEMRRASSA; via the coding sequence GTGGATGAAGAACTGCTCGCCTGGGTCTGGCACGAGCGCAGCAAGTACACGGCGCTGGGGGGTGTCGTGCTGGGCACCTCCGTCATCGCCGCCTTCTCGATGTGGAACTTCGCCAACGAGGCAATCGGTGAAGGCACCTTTCTGGCGTTGCTGCCCGCGGCGCTGTGGATGCTGTTCGTACTGAACCTGGACCGCTGGCTGATCGCTCCGCAGCCCAACCTCAAGCGGCGTACGGCTCCGCTCCTACTGCGACTGCTCATCGCTTTCTTTCTGGGAACCGTGGTGGCCGAGCCGCTGGTTCTCCGCGTCTTCCAGACCGCGGTGGAGGAGCATGTGCGGGACCAGCGGCACGCAGCGGTGGACCGCTTGCGCAGCGATCTGCTGCGGTGCAACACCGACCCGTCGCAACCGAGCCGGAGTCGACCGGCGGACTGCGCAGACCATCTGCTCTCGTTCGGCGCATCACCAGCGAGTGGGTACGACGCGATCAACACACTGCGCAAGGACGCGGCCATGCTCCAGAAGCGGGTCGACCGGGACACCAACCGCCTGGAAAGGCTCGATGCCCAGGTCCGGGACGAGTGCCGACGGCTGATCCGCGACATGCGCACCGGGCTCCTGCAGCGGACGTCGGAGTGCCTGCGGTTGCGCGAGAAGGCCAGGGACTATCGGAGCGCGCACGATACGGTCGCCAACGAGCGACGGCTGGCGGAGATGTACAAGCAGATCAAAGACGGTGGCGGCCGACTGGCCGACTCGCGGGACGCTTTCCTCAAAGCCCGTGACAAAGAAATCGCTCGGCGGGTCGCCCAAGAACGCGCGAAGCAGCGTGGCATCGGCGTCCTGGAGCGCATGCAGGCACTGGAAGAACTCGCCGGCAAGAATGCCACACTGCTGACCGGAGTCTGGGTGGTGCGGCTCCTTTTCATCTTCGTCGATGTCCTACCGGTTCTCGCCAAGCTGCTCAGCAGTGAGAACAGTTACGACCGTTTGCTGTCCGCCAGGAGCCAGAGCGCGGTGACGGTCCATGAGGAAGCCGTACGGACGGCCGAGCGACAGGCCATGGCGTCCTCGGAGATCGTTCGTGAGGAGTGCGAAGACCGGGTCAGGCGGCGGAAGGCCGAGATCGACGCTGACCGTCGCGAGCACGTGGCGGCCATGCACATCCGGGTCAGCCAGGCAGTGAACGCGCTGGAGGACGAGATGCGGCGCGCTTCTTCAGCCTGA
- a CDS encoding primosomal protein N' — protein MTRKDDDHSAGAEQLALIREAVRGRKAERARPRTWRGAELAEELPVARVLVDKGLVHLDRYFDYAVPAAMDAEAQPGVRVRVRFGAGEKGGRREGGKLVNGFVVERVAESEFRGVLAPIAQVLSPERVLTPELLGLCRAVADRYAGTLADVVQLAVPPRRAKVEGEESGAPLPPNAMPETGSWGRYAAGPGFLAALGRGESPRAVWTALPGPHWPQELARAMAAAMASGRGALAVLPDGRAAARVDAALEELVGAGRHVVLSADAGPEERYRRWLAVSRGAVRAVIGTRAAMFAPVRDLGLAVIWDDGDGSHSDPHAPQPHAREVLLQRAVTERAGFLLGGLSCTVEAAQLVETGWARPLTADREQVRAAAPLVRTVGDADEARDAAARAARLPTLAWQVVREGLKHGPVLVQVPRRGYVPRLACERCREPARCRACAGPLEARDAGELRCGWCGREEADWHCGECGGTRLRAQVVGARRTAEELGRAFPAVPVRTSGRDHVLDTVPGAPSLVVSTPGAEPVAEGGYAAALLLDGWALLSRPDLRAGEEALRRWLQAASLVRGHAEGGTVAVIAEATLRPVQALVRWDPAGHAVRELAERAELGFPPVSRMASVTGRPEDVAEMLAAARLPEGAEVLGPVPVPAPDAGRPRRPGDPPPGEEWDRALVRVRPGQGAALAAALKTAQAARLVKREGAAVWVRVDPPDLG, from the coding sequence GTGACCAGGAAAGACGATGACCACAGCGCGGGCGCTGAGCAGCTTGCGCTGATTCGGGAGGCGGTGCGGGGGCGGAAGGCGGAGCGGGCGCGGCCGCGGACTTGGCGGGGGGCCGAGTTGGCGGAGGAGCTGCCGGTGGCGCGGGTGCTGGTGGACAAGGGGCTGGTGCATCTCGACCGGTATTTCGACTATGCGGTGCCGGCGGCGATGGACGCGGAGGCGCAGCCCGGGGTGCGGGTTCGGGTGCGGTTCGGGGCCGGGGAGAAGGGGGGCCGGCGGGAAGGGGGGAAGCTGGTCAACGGGTTCGTGGTGGAGCGGGTGGCGGAGAGCGAGTTCCGGGGGGTGCTCGCGCCGATCGCGCAGGTGCTGTCGCCCGAGCGGGTGCTGACGCCGGAGTTGCTGGGGCTGTGCCGGGCCGTTGCCGACCGGTATGCGGGCACGCTCGCGGATGTGGTGCAGCTGGCGGTGCCGCCGCGGCGGGCGAAGGTGGAGGGGGAGGAGTCCGGGGCCCCGTTGCCGCCGAACGCCATGCCCGAAACCGGGAGTTGGGGGAGGTACGCGGCGGGTCCCGGCTTTTTGGCGGCGTTGGGGCGCGGGGAGTCGCCGCGGGCCGTGTGGACTGCGTTGCCGGGGCCGCACTGGCCGCAGGAGCTGGCGCGGGCGATGGCCGCCGCGATGGCGTCCGGGCGCGGGGCGCTGGCCGTACTGCCGGACGGACGGGCCGCCGCGCGGGTGGACGCGGCGTTGGAGGAGCTGGTCGGGGCCGGGCGGCATGTGGTGCTGAGTGCCGACGCCGGGCCCGAGGAACGGTATCGGCGGTGGCTGGCGGTCAGCCGCGGCGCGGTGCGGGCGGTGATCGGGACGCGGGCGGCGATGTTCGCGCCGGTGCGGGATCTGGGGCTGGCCGTCATCTGGGATGACGGGGACGGGAGCCACAGTGATCCGCACGCGCCGCAGCCCCACGCGCGGGAAGTGCTGTTGCAGCGGGCGGTGACCGAGCGGGCCGGGTTCCTGCTGGGCGGGCTGAGCTGCACGGTCGAGGCGGCGCAGCTGGTGGAGACGGGGTGGGCGCGGCCGTTGACGGCCGATCGGGAGCAGGTACGGGCCGCGGCGCCGCTCGTGCGTACGGTCGGCGACGCCGACGAGGCCCGGGACGCGGCGGCGCGGGCCGCGCGGCTGCCGACGCTGGCGTGGCAGGTGGTGCGCGAGGGGCTCAAGCACGGGCCGGTGCTGGTGCAGGTGCCGCGGCGGGGCTACGTACCGCGCCTGGCGTGTGAGCGCTGCCGGGAGCCCGCGCGGTGCCGGGCGTGCGCGGGGCCGCTGGAGGCACGCGACGCGGGCGAGCTGCGGTGCGGCTGGTGCGGGCGCGAGGAGGCTGACTGGCACTGCGGGGAGTGCGGGGGCACCCGGCTGCGGGCCCAGGTCGTGGGTGCGCGGCGGACGGCGGAGGAACTGGGACGGGCGTTCCCGGCCGTGCCGGTGCGGACGTCGGGGCGTGATCATGTCCTGGACACGGTGCCCGGTGCGCCGTCTCTGGTGGTGAGTACGCCGGGCGCGGAGCCGGTCGCCGAGGGCGGGTACGCCGCCGCGCTGCTGCTGGACGGCTGGGCGCTGCTGAGCCGGCCTGACCTGCGGGCCGGGGAGGAGGCGCTGCGGCGCTGGCTCCAGGCCGCGTCGCTGGTACGGGGCCATGCCGAGGGCGGCACGGTCGCGGTCATCGCGGAGGCGACGCTGCGCCCCGTACAGGCGCTGGTGCGGTGGGACCCGGCCGGACACGCGGTGCGCGAGCTGGCGGAACGCGCCGAGCTGGGCTTTCCGCCGGTGTCCCGGATGGCGTCGGTGACGGGCCGTCCCGAGGACGTGGCGGAGATGCTGGCCGCGGCCCGGCTCCCGGAGGGCGCCGAGGTGCTGGGTCCCGTACCCGTACCGGCGCCCGACGCGGGGCGCCCGCGCCGGCCGGGGGACCCGCCGCCCGGGGAGGAATGGGACCGGGCGCTGGTACGGGTCCGCCCCGGCCAGGGCGCCGCACTGGCGGCGGCCCTCAAGACGGCGCAGGCGGCGCGGCTGGTCAAGCGGGAGGGGGCGGCGGTCTGGGTACGGGTGGATCCGCCGGATCTTGGGTGA